From the Oryzias latipes chromosome 22, ASM223467v1 genome, one window contains:
- the LOC101165186 gene encoding proto-oncogene c-Fos isoform X3, which translates to MQRFIEKNKSIQETPQPPCVSVDVRLSHKEICPDAPEDTAFVPTVTAISSTPDFQWMVQPTIITSVSLSLGRKQANEPQSSHQATPKAGGNKGKNAARKGKAEQLSPEEEEKKRIRRERNKMAAAKCRNRRRELTDTLQAETDKLEEEKTALETEIANLLKEKERLEFVLASHKPVCQMPEELESIFQEPAGSLELLPSPDEDRLPEEDIQEAPSLPDLDFPNDPSTAISGNSNILLCASAEINICDLEPSLDIKDGLLDNMLPSLEEKTSSETARSVPDIDLSNSLGVSDWETLYKSVSSDLEPLSTPVVTSTPTCSSYLSVFTFACPELDSLAEGLDHLKGPGSKAESVDILNSPTLLAL; encoded by the exons ATGCAGCGGTTcattgagaaaaataaatccattcaggagactcctcagcctccctgcgTCAGTGTTGACGTCAGACTCAGCCATAAA gAGATTTGCCCAGATGCCCCTGAAGACACTGCATTTGTCCCTACAGTCACAGCCATATCGTCTACCCCAGATTTCCAGTGGATGGTCCAGCCTACGATTATTACTTCTGTCTCCCTGTCTCTGGGTAGGAAGCAAGCCAATGAACCGCAAAGCTCTCACCAGGCAACACCCAAAGCAGGCGGGAATAAGGGAAAAAATGCTGCCAGGAAGGGAAAAGCAGAGCAG CTTTCcccagaagaggaggagaaaaagaggATAAGAAGGGAGAGGAATAAAATGGCTGCAGCAAAGTGTCGCAACAGAAGGCGAGAGCTCACAGACACACTTCAAGCT GAGACGGACAagctggaggaggaaaaaacagCCCTGGAGACGGAAATAGCCAACCTGCTCAAAGAGAAAGAGCGCCTTGAGTTTGTCCTTGCTTCACATAAACCAGTTTGTCAGATGCCAGAAGAGCTCGAGTCCATTTTTCAGGAGCCAGCGGGGTCCTTGGAGCTACTGcccagtccagatgaggacagaCTTCCAGAGGAGGACATCCAGGAAGCACCTTCACTCCCAGACTTGGACTTCCCCAATGATCCATCCACAGCTATCTCTGGGAACTCTAATATCTTACTGTGTGCCAGCGCTGAGATCAACATCTGCGATCTTGAGCCGTCTCTGGACATTAAGGATGGACTTCTAGACAACATGTTACCCagtttggaggagaaaaccTCCTCGGAGACGGCTCGATCAGTGCCAGACATAGATTTGAGCAATTCTCTTGGGGTGTCGGACTGGGAGACCTTGTATAAGTCTGTTTCCAGTGACCTAGAGCCTCTCAGTACCCCTGTAGTGACGTCCACCCCCACCTGCAGCAGCTACCTGTCTGTGTTTACCTTTGCCTGTCCTGAGCTGGACTCTCTGGCAGAGGGACTGGACCATCTCAAAGGTCCAGGAAGCAAAGCAGAATCCGTAGACATTCTCAACTCCCCGACTCTTCTGGCCTTATAA
- the LOC101165186 gene encoding proto-oncogene c-Fos isoform X1 codes for MQPPPACGQSLQSGHSARNRLKRPPLQLHPRTTRRKQANEPQSSHQATPKAGGNKGKNAARKGKAEQLSPEEEEKKRIRRERNKMAAAKCRNRRRELTDTLQAETDKLEEEKTALETEIANLLKEKERLEFVLASHKPVCQMPEELESIFQEPAGSLELLPSPDEDRLPEEDIQEAPSLPDLDFPNDPSTAISGNSNILLCASAEINICDLEPSLDIKDGLLDNMLPSLEEKTSSETARSVPDIDLSNSLGVSDWETLYKSVSSDLEPLSTPVVTSTPTCSSYLSVFTFACPELDSLAEGLDHLKGPGSKAESVDILNSPTLLAL; via the exons ATGCAGCCCCCTCCAGCTTGCGGACAGAGTCTCCAGTCGGGACACTCTGCCAGAAATCGCCTGAAGAGGCCACCTCTCCAGCTTCATCCGAGAACAACACGCAG GAAGCAAGCCAATGAACCGCAAAGCTCTCACCAGGCAACACCCAAAGCAGGCGGGAATAAGGGAAAAAATGCTGCCAGGAAGGGAAAAGCAGAGCAG CTTTCcccagaagaggaggagaaaaagaggATAAGAAGGGAGAGGAATAAAATGGCTGCAGCAAAGTGTCGCAACAGAAGGCGAGAGCTCACAGACACACTTCAAGCT GAGACGGACAagctggaggaggaaaaaacagCCCTGGAGACGGAAATAGCCAACCTGCTCAAAGAGAAAGAGCGCCTTGAGTTTGTCCTTGCTTCACATAAACCAGTTTGTCAGATGCCAGAAGAGCTCGAGTCCATTTTTCAGGAGCCAGCGGGGTCCTTGGAGCTACTGcccagtccagatgaggacagaCTTCCAGAGGAGGACATCCAGGAAGCACCTTCACTCCCAGACTTGGACTTCCCCAATGATCCATCCACAGCTATCTCTGGGAACTCTAATATCTTACTGTGTGCCAGCGCTGAGATCAACATCTGCGATCTTGAGCCGTCTCTGGACATTAAGGATGGACTTCTAGACAACATGTTACCCagtttggaggagaaaaccTCCTCGGAGACGGCTCGATCAGTGCCAGACATAGATTTGAGCAATTCTCTTGGGGTGTCGGACTGGGAGACCTTGTATAAGTCTGTTTCCAGTGACCTAGAGCCTCTCAGTACCCCTGTAGTGACGTCCACCCCCACCTGCAGCAGCTACCTGTCTGTGTTTACCTTTGCCTGTCCTGAGCTGGACTCTCTGGCAGAGGGACTGGACCATCTCAAAGGTCCAGGAAGCAAAGCAGAATCCGTAGACATTCTCAACTCCCCGACTCTTCTGGCCTTATAA
- the LOC101165186 gene encoding proto-oncogene c-Fos isoform X2 — MVQPTIITSVSLSLGRKQANEPQSSHQATPKAGGNKGKNAARKGKAEQLSPEEEEKKRIRRERNKMAAAKCRNRRRELTDTLQAETDKLEEEKTALETEIANLLKEKERLEFVLASHKPVCQMPEELESIFQEPAGSLELLPSPDEDRLPEEDIQEAPSLPDLDFPNDPSTAISGNSNILLCASAEINICDLEPSLDIKDGLLDNMLPSLEEKTSSETARSVPDIDLSNSLGVSDWETLYKSVSSDLEPLSTPVVTSTPTCSSYLSVFTFACPELDSLAEGLDHLKGPGSKAESVDILNSPTLLAL, encoded by the exons ATGGTCCAGCCTACGATTATTACTTCTGTCTCCCTGTCTCTGGGTAGGAAGCAAGCCAATGAACCGCAAAGCTCTCACCAGGCAACACCCAAAGCAGGCGGGAATAAGGGAAAAAATGCTGCCAGGAAGGGAAAAGCAGAGCAG CTTTCcccagaagaggaggagaaaaagaggATAAGAAGGGAGAGGAATAAAATGGCTGCAGCAAAGTGTCGCAACAGAAGGCGAGAGCTCACAGACACACTTCAAGCT GAGACGGACAagctggaggaggaaaaaacagCCCTGGAGACGGAAATAGCCAACCTGCTCAAAGAGAAAGAGCGCCTTGAGTTTGTCCTTGCTTCACATAAACCAGTTTGTCAGATGCCAGAAGAGCTCGAGTCCATTTTTCAGGAGCCAGCGGGGTCCTTGGAGCTACTGcccagtccagatgaggacagaCTTCCAGAGGAGGACATCCAGGAAGCACCTTCACTCCCAGACTTGGACTTCCCCAATGATCCATCCACAGCTATCTCTGGGAACTCTAATATCTTACTGTGTGCCAGCGCTGAGATCAACATCTGCGATCTTGAGCCGTCTCTGGACATTAAGGATGGACTTCTAGACAACATGTTACCCagtttggaggagaaaaccTCCTCGGAGACGGCTCGATCAGTGCCAGACATAGATTTGAGCAATTCTCTTGGGGTGTCGGACTGGGAGACCTTGTATAAGTCTGTTTCCAGTGACCTAGAGCCTCTCAGTACCCCTGTAGTGACGTCCACCCCCACCTGCAGCAGCTACCTGTCTGTGTTTACCTTTGCCTGTCCTGAGCTGGACTCTCTGGCAGAGGGACTGGACCATCTCAAAGGTCCAGGAAGCAAAGCAGAATCCGTAGACATTCTCAACTCCCCGACTCTTCTGGCCTTATAA